The following proteins come from a genomic window of Bactrocera tryoni isolate S06 chromosome 1, CSIRO_BtryS06_freeze2, whole genome shotgun sequence:
- the LOC120782488 gene encoding neprilysin-4 isoform X1, protein MDATYQNHHIWTTNNGFVRNNARPATGNLSIRSTDSAADDTSYLPGANGSTTALGKRPPCDATFVGVQSKFRRKYYQKTLIGLLILLIIILTIAIIVVCIRRRAEPEVCRSNECLRTAAGLIYSMDEETDPCEDFYKFTCGRWADDHPKPDSATSNDWFRERQAKIMRMLRSFLQTNISEEEPAAVGKTKIMYRACMNTDLLDKRELEPLIYFLRKFELPLLPSGFNVTLPEEVIRKYSEESKFNWLRSLVLIKKNLGMDLVVGFDIFPDPVNRTINRIALGTPETDSSLPFNKDDMHKLLNKIKRKTIANHEEDDEDSDELEDDIEESQKHTSSGLLTYVAYIKKMVELYVLYLNPDAEVEPLEDSIGEMALQAVKFAKKLYRLKDDAENLTKTLTNPIEDLVYVSVADLQNRTNKLIAPKTILNWELYLQVMMEDANHSKNFNLSELTIITSNADIVYLQSLVEYLTDAPPTHIEFYIWLSVVEELVLHTTSEMRLLHSEYMRLIVGTEGSSPRSLYCVHGVNSLMGMAVSYVLADDYFVRYKLPKVERMLNDIRHAFDMLVRRTSWMDEETKHETLQKSASMKSFIGFPDWLRNATALNAHYAGVQVNASTHLENMIGVLRWEMQDKLDNLYRPEPFGWATAPSNVNAFHTFQSNTITIPIAILQYPFYDLGMEALNYGSVGTILGHELTHGFDDSGRMFDKNGNMLQWWSNETIKEYVNRTECFVEQYSHYYLPDVEEYIDGELTLGENIADNGGMREAFHAYRMFVKENGAERLKLPGLEKYTNEQLFFISFGNLWCETYTPAASRYALEDSHCPGKIRLKGVLSNSEEFAQTFKCKRGAAMNPKEKCRLW, encoded by the exons GTAACCTTAGTATACGCAGCACCGACTCAGCTGCAGACGATACATCCTATTTACCAGGTGCCAATGGCTCCACCACCGCGTTAGGCAAACGTCCGCCTTGCGACGCTACCTTCGTCGGCGTACAATCAAA GTTTCGACGGAAATATTACCAGAAGACCTTGATCGGTTTGCTCATACTTTTGATAATCATTTTAACCATAGCTATAATAGTCGTATGTATAAGAC GCCGCGCAGAACCTGAAGTGTGTCGCAGCAACGAGTGTCTCCGCACAGCGGCTGGCCTCATTTACTCAATGGACGAAGAGACTGATCCTTGTGAGGACTTTTATAAATTTACCTGTGGCCGTTGGGCGGACGATCATCCCAAACCCGATTCGGCCACATCAAACGACTGGTTTCGGGAGCGACAAGCGAAAATTATGCGCATGCTACGTTCCTTCCTGCAAACGAATATTAGCGAGGAGGAACCCGCCGCTGTGGGGAAGACGAAAATAATGTATCGCGCGTGCATGAATACGGATTTATTGGATAAGCGAGAGCTAGAGCCGCTGATATATTTTCTGCGGAAGTTTGAGTTACCACTTTTGCCGAGCGGCTTCAATGTTACACTGCCGGAGGAGGTGATACGGAAGTACAGCGAAGAATCGAAATTTAATTGGTTGCGCAGTTTAGTGCTGATTAAAAAGAACTTAGGCATGGATTTAGTAGTGGGATTCGACATATTCCCCGATCCGGTAAATCGCACAATAAATCGCATAGCTTTGGGCACGCCCGAAACAGATTCTTCATTGCCTTT CAACAAAGACGACATGCACAAGTTGTTGAATAAAATCAAGCGGAAAACAATAGCCAACCACGAGGAGGATGATGAAGACAGCGACGAGTTGGAGGATGATATAGAAGAGTCCCAGAAGCATACTTCCTCAGGATTGTTGACTTATGTGGCATATATCAAGAAAATGGTTGAATTATATGTGCTGTACTTAAACCCTGATGCGGAAGTCGAACCCCTCGAAGACTCGATAGGCGAGATGGCTCTACAGGCTGTGAAGTTCGCGAAAAAATTGTACAGA TTGAAAGATGATGCTGAAAACTTGACGAAAACTCTGACAAACCCCATTGAGGACCTCGTTTACGTATCCGTCGCGGATTTACAAAATCGCACCAACAAGCTAATTGCCCCGAAAACAATACTCAACTGGGAGTTATACTTGCAGGTGATGATGGAGGATGCCAACCATTCAAAAAACTTTAACCTTAGCGAGTTGACTATCATAACCAGCAATGCGGATATCGTCTATTTGCAAAGCCTCGTTGAGTATCTGACAGACGCGCCGCCAACACATATCGAGTTCTACATCTGGCTAAGTGTCGTCGAGGAATTGGTATTGCACACCACCAGCGAGATGCGGCTGCTACACTCTGAATATATGCGTCTAATTGTGGGCACCGAAGGCAGTTCACCGCGTTCCCTATATTGCGTGCATGGCGTTAATAGCCTGATGGGCATGGCTGTGAGCTACGTGCTGGCTGATGATTACTTCGTGCGCTACAAACTGCCGAAGGTGGAGCGTATGTTAAATGATATCAGACATGCTTTCGATATGCTAGTGCGCCGCACCTCTTGGATGGATGAGGAGACCAAACATGAGACACTACAGAAGTCGGCATCCATGAAAAGTTTCATTGGCTTTCCGGATTGGTTGCGCAATGCAACTGCGCTGAATGCACACTATGCGGGCGTGCAGGTGAATGCAAGTACACACTTGGAGAACATGATTGGCGTGCTGCGCTGGGAGATGCAGGATAAATTGGACAATCTCTACAGACCAGAACCGTTCGGTTGGGCAACGGCACCATCGAATGTCAACGCCTTTCACACTTTCCAATCGAACACGATAA CTATACCCATTGCCATACTGCAGTATCCTTTCTACGACCTCGGCATGGA AGCGCTGAATTATGGCTCCGTCGGCACAATTTTGGGGCACGAACTGACGCATGGATTTGACGACAGTGGACGAATGTTCGACAAGAATGGCAACATGCTGCAATGGTGGTCGAATGAGACGATCAAAGAATATGTCAATCGCACCGAATGCTTTGTAGAGCAATATAGTCACTACTATCTGCCAGATGTGGAAGAATAT ATCGACGGTGAGCTAACATTGGGTGAAAATATTGCCGATAACGGTGGCATGCGTGAGGCCTTTCACGCTTATCGTATGTTTGTGAAAGAAAACGGCGCTGAACGGCTGAAATTGCCTGGCTTGGAGAAATACACGAACGAACAGctgtttttcatttcattcgGAAATCTGTGGTGTGAAACGTATACACCGGCGGCTTCCCGTTATGCGCTCGAAGACTCGCATTGTCCAGGAAAGATACGTTTAAAGGGTGTACTCTCCAATTCTGAAGAGTTTGCGCAAACTTTCAAGTGTAAGCGGGGCGCAGCCATGAATCCGAAAGAGAAGTGTCGTCTCTGGTGA
- the LOC120782488 gene encoding neprilysin-4 isoform X2: MDEETDPCEDFYKFTCGRWADDHPKPDSATSNDWFRERQAKIMRMLRSFLQTNISEEEPAAVGKTKIMYRACMNTDLLDKRELEPLIYFLRKFELPLLPSGFNVTLPEEVIRKYSEESKFNWLRSLVLIKKNLGMDLVVGFDIFPDPVNRTINRIALGTPETDSSLPFNKDDMHKLLNKIKRKTIANHEEDDEDSDELEDDIEESQKHTSSGLLTYVAYIKKMVELYVLYLNPDAEVEPLEDSIGEMALQAVKFAKKLYRLKDDAENLTKTLTNPIEDLVYVSVADLQNRTNKLIAPKTILNWELYLQVMMEDANHSKNFNLSELTIITSNADIVYLQSLVEYLTDAPPTHIEFYIWLSVVEELVLHTTSEMRLLHSEYMRLIVGTEGSSPRSLYCVHGVNSLMGMAVSYVLADDYFVRYKLPKVERMLNDIRHAFDMLVRRTSWMDEETKHETLQKSASMKSFIGFPDWLRNATALNAHYAGVQVNASTHLENMIGVLRWEMQDKLDNLYRPEPFGWATAPSNVNAFHTFQSNTITIPIAILQYPFYDLGMEALNYGSVGTILGHELTHGFDDSGRMFDKNGNMLQWWSNETIKEYVNRTECFVEQYSHYYLPDVEEYIDGELTLGENIADNGGMREAFHAYRMFVKENGAERLKLPGLEKYTNEQLFFISFGNLWCETYTPAASRYALEDSHCPGKIRLKGVLSNSEEFAQTFKCKRGAAMNPKEKCRLW, encoded by the exons ATGGACGAAGAGACTGATCCTTGTGAGGACTTTTATAAATTTACCTGTGGCCGTTGGGCGGACGATCATCCCAAACCCGATTCGGCCACATCAAACGACTGGTTTCGGGAGCGACAAGCGAAAATTATGCGCATGCTACGTTCCTTCCTGCAAACGAATATTAGCGAGGAGGAACCCGCCGCTGTGGGGAAGACGAAAATAATGTATCGCGCGTGCATGAATACGGATTTATTGGATAAGCGAGAGCTAGAGCCGCTGATATATTTTCTGCGGAAGTTTGAGTTACCACTTTTGCCGAGCGGCTTCAATGTTACACTGCCGGAGGAGGTGATACGGAAGTACAGCGAAGAATCGAAATTTAATTGGTTGCGCAGTTTAGTGCTGATTAAAAAGAACTTAGGCATGGATTTAGTAGTGGGATTCGACATATTCCCCGATCCGGTAAATCGCACAATAAATCGCATAGCTTTGGGCACGCCCGAAACAGATTCTTCATTGCCTTT CAACAAAGACGACATGCACAAGTTGTTGAATAAAATCAAGCGGAAAACAATAGCCAACCACGAGGAGGATGATGAAGACAGCGACGAGTTGGAGGATGATATAGAAGAGTCCCAGAAGCATACTTCCTCAGGATTGTTGACTTATGTGGCATATATCAAGAAAATGGTTGAATTATATGTGCTGTACTTAAACCCTGATGCGGAAGTCGAACCCCTCGAAGACTCGATAGGCGAGATGGCTCTACAGGCTGTGAAGTTCGCGAAAAAATTGTACAGA TTGAAAGATGATGCTGAAAACTTGACGAAAACTCTGACAAACCCCATTGAGGACCTCGTTTACGTATCCGTCGCGGATTTACAAAATCGCACCAACAAGCTAATTGCCCCGAAAACAATACTCAACTGGGAGTTATACTTGCAGGTGATGATGGAGGATGCCAACCATTCAAAAAACTTTAACCTTAGCGAGTTGACTATCATAACCAGCAATGCGGATATCGTCTATTTGCAAAGCCTCGTTGAGTATCTGACAGACGCGCCGCCAACACATATCGAGTTCTACATCTGGCTAAGTGTCGTCGAGGAATTGGTATTGCACACCACCAGCGAGATGCGGCTGCTACACTCTGAATATATGCGTCTAATTGTGGGCACCGAAGGCAGTTCACCGCGTTCCCTATATTGCGTGCATGGCGTTAATAGCCTGATGGGCATGGCTGTGAGCTACGTGCTGGCTGATGATTACTTCGTGCGCTACAAACTGCCGAAGGTGGAGCGTATGTTAAATGATATCAGACATGCTTTCGATATGCTAGTGCGCCGCACCTCTTGGATGGATGAGGAGACCAAACATGAGACACTACAGAAGTCGGCATCCATGAAAAGTTTCATTGGCTTTCCGGATTGGTTGCGCAATGCAACTGCGCTGAATGCACACTATGCGGGCGTGCAGGTGAATGCAAGTACACACTTGGAGAACATGATTGGCGTGCTGCGCTGGGAGATGCAGGATAAATTGGACAATCTCTACAGACCAGAACCGTTCGGTTGGGCAACGGCACCATCGAATGTCAACGCCTTTCACACTTTCCAATCGAACACGATAA CTATACCCATTGCCATACTGCAGTATCCTTTCTACGACCTCGGCATGGA AGCGCTGAATTATGGCTCCGTCGGCACAATTTTGGGGCACGAACTGACGCATGGATTTGACGACAGTGGACGAATGTTCGACAAGAATGGCAACATGCTGCAATGGTGGTCGAATGAGACGATCAAAGAATATGTCAATCGCACCGAATGCTTTGTAGAGCAATATAGTCACTACTATCTGCCAGATGTGGAAGAATAT ATCGACGGTGAGCTAACATTGGGTGAAAATATTGCCGATAACGGTGGCATGCGTGAGGCCTTTCACGCTTATCGTATGTTTGTGAAAGAAAACGGCGCTGAACGGCTGAAATTGCCTGGCTTGGAGAAATACACGAACGAACAGctgtttttcatttcattcgGAAATCTGTGGTGTGAAACGTATACACCGGCGGCTTCCCGTTATGCGCTCGAAGACTCGCATTGTCCAGGAAAGATACGTTTAAAGGGTGTACTCTCCAATTCTGAAGAGTTTGCGCAAACTTTCAAGTGTAAGCGGGGCGCAGCCATGAATCCGAAAGAGAAGTGTCGTCTCTGGTGA